In one Cyclopterus lumpus isolate fCycLum1 chromosome 24, fCycLum1.pri, whole genome shotgun sequence genomic region, the following are encoded:
- the rpl7l1 gene encoding 60S ribosomal protein L7-like 1 isoform X1: MAEDEYVNAFFLLPHLSPSFFLRIPKKVIKLVPEYLLKKRKAYQAIKATQAKLSLLEKRKVSRGKPLKFKRLEDFLKDSHRRHRDDTRIQRSENRPRAPLPPAKSKLAFAVRIRQIKGVSPKVMKVVQMMKLRKIFSGAFVRINKTSVAMMKMVEPYVAWGFPNLKSVRELILKRGQTRIGKRRVPLTDNTFIEQHMGKHGIICLEDLIHEIYSVGAGFRVANNFLLPFRLSVARHAATDKAGLLKDLGKPGFRSTDINTIIRQLN; the protein is encoded by the exons ATGGCGGAAGATGAGTATGTGAACGCTTTCTTTCTTCTGCCTCATCTGAGTCCATCCTTCTTTCTCCGCAT ACCAAAGAAGGTGATCAAGCTCGTCCCCGAGTATCTCCTGAAGAAGAGGAAAGCCTACCAGGCCATCAAAGCCACGCAGGCCAAGCTTTCGCTGCTCGAGAAGAGGAAG GTGTCGAGAGGCAAGCCGCTGAAGTTCAAGCGTCTGGAGGACTTCCTGAAAGACAGCCACAGGAGGCACCGCGATGACACGCGCATCCAGAGGTCGGAGAACCGGCCGAGAGCCCCGCTGCCCCCCGCCAAGAGCAAGCTGGCCTTCGCCGTCCGCATCAGACA GATTAAAGGCGTCAGCCCCAAAGTGATGAAGGTGGTCCAGATGATGAAGCTGAGGAAGATCTTCAGCGGGGCCTTCGTCAGGATCAACAAGACCTCCGTTGccatgatgaagatggtggagCCCTATGTGGCCTGGGG ATTTCCCAACTTAAAGTCCGTCCGCGAGCTCATTCTGAAGCGAGGTCAGACCAGGATTGGCAAGAGGAGGGTCCCCCTCACGGACAACACCTTCATTGAGCAGCACATGG GTAAACATGGCATCATCTGCCTTGAGGACCTCATACACGAGATCTACTCAGTCGGCGCGGGCTTCCGGGTCGCCAACAACTTCCTGTTGCCCTTCAGGTTGTCGGTGGCTCGCCACGCGGCCACGGACAAGGCCGGGCTCCTAAAGGACCTGGGAAAGCCCGGGTTTCGCAGCACGGACATTAACACCATCATCCGGCAGCTGAACTGA
- the rpl7l1 gene encoding 60S ribosomal protein L7-like 1 isoform X2, whose product MAEDEPKKVIKLVPEYLLKKRKAYQAIKATQAKLSLLEKRKVSRGKPLKFKRLEDFLKDSHRRHRDDTRIQRSENRPRAPLPPAKSKLAFAVRIRQIKGVSPKVMKVVQMMKLRKIFSGAFVRINKTSVAMMKMVEPYVAWGFPNLKSVRELILKRGQTRIGKRRVPLTDNTFIEQHMGKHGIICLEDLIHEIYSVGAGFRVANNFLLPFRLSVARHAATDKAGLLKDLGKPGFRSTDINTIIRQLN is encoded by the exons ATGGCGGAAGATGA ACCAAAGAAGGTGATCAAGCTCGTCCCCGAGTATCTCCTGAAGAAGAGGAAAGCCTACCAGGCCATCAAAGCCACGCAGGCCAAGCTTTCGCTGCTCGAGAAGAGGAAG GTGTCGAGAGGCAAGCCGCTGAAGTTCAAGCGTCTGGAGGACTTCCTGAAAGACAGCCACAGGAGGCACCGCGATGACACGCGCATCCAGAGGTCGGAGAACCGGCCGAGAGCCCCGCTGCCCCCCGCCAAGAGCAAGCTGGCCTTCGCCGTCCGCATCAGACA GATTAAAGGCGTCAGCCCCAAAGTGATGAAGGTGGTCCAGATGATGAAGCTGAGGAAGATCTTCAGCGGGGCCTTCGTCAGGATCAACAAGACCTCCGTTGccatgatgaagatggtggagCCCTATGTGGCCTGGGG ATTTCCCAACTTAAAGTCCGTCCGCGAGCTCATTCTGAAGCGAGGTCAGACCAGGATTGGCAAGAGGAGGGTCCCCCTCACGGACAACACCTTCATTGAGCAGCACATGG GTAAACATGGCATCATCTGCCTTGAGGACCTCATACACGAGATCTACTCAGTCGGCGCGGGCTTCCGGGTCGCCAACAACTTCCTGTTGCCCTTCAGGTTGTCGGTGGCTCGCCACGCGGCCACGGACAAGGCCGGGCTCCTAAAGGACCTGGGAAAGCCCGGGTTTCGCAGCACGGACATTAACACCATCATCCGGCAGCTGAACTGA